The sequence below is a genomic window from Oreochromis niloticus isolate F11D_XX linkage group LG3, O_niloticus_UMD_NMBU, whole genome shotgun sequence.
CCTTTGAACCCCCCAGACATACAAAACTCTGAACCACCACCATTGCCTTTTCATTGACTGTCCCACGCCTACTTTAGCACGAACTTGCCACAATTGCTATGATTGTGTTGGACACTGCTGTTTATATAATTGTTCAGCATTGTATTGTTTTGTacaaaatacttttattttatttttatcttttcatctttatattgttttagtgtATACTGAGGGCCATGGGAGCGCTGCAATTTTAAATTCCTGTGTATGATCTGTAGATATGGTCTTTGAcaataaagctgactttgactttttaaaagaaGCGACGGCTGAACAGAAGCAACAAAAAGACAATGAAAAAGATTTCATAGGTAAtcattcaaatattttttgaGTGGCGGTGGCAATAAAGATAAAGAAGCAGTGACAGACACAGATTTGTTCTCATTTTTATTGTATGTCATGACTTCTCACTGCAACACATCTTAGAGATCTTGCACTTTCCTCCCTGACACGTTTTAATCAATTGCACCTGTTACCCATCATAGTAgaaaaatattaagaaatgaGGTGTGATTTACAAAATAACATGATCGCAAGATTCAATGAATGTGATTTGTGTTTTAGAGAAAGAATATAAAAGATCAATAGGAGGATTCATTGGATGCCTGTATGGAACAAAGTACATCTGACATCTCTTTATGTTCACGGTGAAAGTGGATGCACAGTTTCATGTCTACTAAAGAACATTTGGGATGTTTCATTATGTACATTACGTGGCTTTTGTCAACATGAGCAAGAGTCTGATCTTCATTTATTTGGGTTTTCAATGTATTAGCATTATTTTGAAGCTTAAAGCAAATAAACTGAATTCTTTAATTGGAGAGGTTCCTTATTTGTGAAGTGGGCGGGGCCTGGCCAGCAGATGTGTTCAGACTCTCAGGTTGTCTTTCTGACAGATGAAGCGTTCCTTGACGGAGCAGTGCTGGTCGTTCAGGCGTCCATCACTGTGAAGGTGAGCGCAGTCTTCGTTCCCTAGACCATGATGGGCCCAGTTATCGGGCTGCCCAGGTCTCCACCGccttgaaacacacacacacatgcacgcatgcacacacacattatgtGTAATTTCTGTGGAGCACTGACTGATAATAATTCCTCTTTATGCTGAAAGCTCCCTGCTCCCATGACACTCACAATCTTTGATCTACTGATTACTGTTTCTGGacaaacattttacagtttgaCTTAGGATATGAAACCTCTTGGTTATATTTAGGCATTTAAAACTTTAATATTAGGTTTAGGTAATATAACAAATCTTAATAAAAACCAAAAGCATTTCGTAACCAGTGCATGTTTTGCTTTGAGACAAGAGTGGACTGAGACAGACCTGGGCTCCACAGTGTACGGTGTCTCATCCACCCACTCCCAACTCCCAGTTCTCCAGTCAGACAAACCGACCCAGAAATACTGAGGGATTGTTTGATTGATCACAAAGTcctaaacaaaaagaaagaatgctGTTGAAGAAGGTCTCATCCTCTGGGCAGCATGAGTGTGTGTAAAGCAAAGggtgtaataataaataaagtttgtggTTCAGTCTTAACTTTTGCTTTGGGGTAAGGTTGAGTAGGTTTTTAGTAAAGCAATAAAGAAACATATGACAGCATTTTACCAGAAAGTTAAATACTTGTGACTCCCCTTCATCTTTTTCTCCTGAATATGCTTCTCTAATCAGAGGTGAACCATCTTCACCAACCTAAACAGAAGACCACATTTCTTTAACTCAGGCACTTAAAACTACGACGAACTGTCTTACCCACTGCATGTCAGTGTGGAGAATGATCAAGTGGGCTTGCTGTGTTTCACACCAGTCTCTGGACTCATTCCAGGACTGAGACTCATTGCTGAAGAAGTAACAGCTGGACTCAAACGCAGTCCAGCCCAGAGGACAACAGATTCCTGTATTTGAACCCGATCGAAAAagacatatacacatatgtggGCAGTGTGCAGATGTGCATTTTCCTGATATGGCCAAATATGAGTGAACGTACTGTTGTTGATGATGAGGTTGATGATATATTCGATGGCAGCAACACTCTTACTGAGAGAGTCAATGACCGACAACTTCTTCAGCGCCTTGgtcactgaacacacacacagcacaaatACCAGTCAGTGACGTATGAAGTTATCACCAGCAGAAGAAAGTGCAGTAATACAGACAGACCTGAGGTCAGCTGATCCTTGTTGTTGTCAACAGCAAGCTTTAGCTGGTGAAGGTCATTAGCCATTTCTATAAACCAAAGCATTTAGCATGTTAGCACTTTAGCAGCATGGCTACTGAAATGAAACTTGATACTGCTACATGTAAAACAATCCAAATTAACTGAAGCCAAGAAAAAATTGATGAAACAACTTCTATAACTTCATGTCCAAACACCAATCTACAGTTGACATACACCATTGCCATTTTCTTTGCATTAAGGTATGTTTATGTACCACAAGGTGGTGCAGTAGAAGTtattataaatgttttataaCACAGTAAGTCAATATattctttatttaaccaggcGAGTTATTAAGAGCACATTAATCATATTGATAAATCCTCattggtaaaaataaataaataaataaaaataacagccCCAGAGTGGTGAAAGTTCTtctttaaaataatgaaaaaaagtagCTTTAACTTATGATGAATGATGGATGAATTGCATGGCTTAGTCTTTTAGATAATTTGAGGCGTCTGTTGcctgaaaaatattttccaaTTACTTGCcattgaattttgtttttttcctttgttttctttttttttcacagcacaTGAAGGAATCCCAATGTGAAGTATATCAACTAATAGGTGTGTTACCTTCAGTATGCCGCATTGAGTTGCTCAGTAATTGGGTGGCATCAGTCAGGCTGGAAACTCTCTGCTCCACAGATAATAGACGAttagatgtgtctgtgtctgaACAAGGAgaaagtaaaacctttttaaaaaaattaagtttAACCTGTCACAGGCTTGGTCTGTGAACCATTTTGTGTAATTCTGGTTTAAGTTATATtctttcatttattgtttttcatgtttttggctCTCTTTTGCTTTTAGTTCCTAGTTCCTAGTTCACTGTGCCTTCCCTGTGTTCCATGTTTAGTTACTCTTGTCTCCATGTTTCATGTTCCCTCTGTAGCAACCCTGGCTGAATGATGGTCTCTTATACTGATGCTTCACAGAGGTTTTATTGGAAAAGTTTTTATTGAAACATTCGGTGAAGACACCGTAAGAGCTAggagcaaaacaaaaccaacaataTTACTACCATAACATCAAAATATCAAGGAAACAAATTTCTCCTGCTCACATGTAGCATACACATCAAATTTACATCACTCAATTCATTATATCACCTCACTAACTTACAACTACACATAAAGGTCAAGGTTAACAACACATGAACTCTATTAAACGACATTTTGATTGCACATAACTTATTCCATTAAAGGAAACATTAACAAACCTTGTGCCACTGTCAGCCAGGTTCTAATTGGCAAAGGAAACGTACATATTTTTCACTTTAAGGCACACTATTTACCATATCCTAAAACAAACGTTACTAACAAGCCCTTTAACGGTTTTGCGccagtttcctgtttcaaaataaaagcatggatttcaaaataaaaccgaAGTACCTTTCAAACAAACGTAAAAATTTTTACCAAATTTAAAGGTCATTTACACCCTCTGTTCTGCTGGTCAGTCATGTCTCCATGTCACAGTGttcagtctgtgtctttgtgaaggtctcatgtttcctgttttattttgataaattcagttcattcagttttgcttcctccacGTCTCGTTATGTCAGATTAGTCCCACCTGTCCTTCCTGTTTCCTATTCCCTCGTTGGTCCCTTGTgcatttaagccctgtgttttcctctatCCGTTGTCGTGTCATACCAACCTAAGTGCTGTAAGTTTCTCAATCTGGTTTCTGTCATTCTTAGTTCTGTGCTCCTCATTTCCTAGTGTTTCTAGTTTCTCAGTGATTAGCTCTCAATTTCCATGTTCAAGTTATTTTATAGAGGATTTTTCCAAGTGGATAAAGCTGCTACTTTACATTCAGTATACGAGTCCTGCAATTGGGTCCTTCATCCTTcctgccacacagccacacatgaatgttttgaaacaggaaatttTATTGAACATTATGAGTTTTAATTTATATCATTTTTGCTACTTCTGACATTATTTGTGACATTTGTGGCTCACTGTAgcactgaatgtgtgtgtgtctgtctttgtgacTGAATGAACAGACAACAGAAAGGACAGATAAATGTAACATAGTCTGTAGCACAAGTTAAGATAAGCTAAGATATACGTATCTGAAAAGTAAAAATTATTGTTACTGAAGACAAAATATTATGTTCTGTGTGactgaaatggaaaaaacaaaacacaaatttattttttttaatgttctcaTGTGTAGTCAAATTTGCTCTgattatacatacatacatgttgTTACCTTGAATATGCTTCAGTGAGTCATTCAGTAATTGGATGACATCAATCAGGTTGGAAACTCTCTGCTCCACAAATGATAGACGATTTGACGAGTTTACGtctgaacaaaaaacaaacaaacaaacaaaaacattgtgTTCAACCCTGCAAAgtctgaaccatgaaataactgacagaaaatgcttttaaaactgGAATACTTCATACCTCTGTATAAATATGATAGAGGGGCATGAAATAGTTAAAACATTTACTAACATCAAATTATGTCTTTTGTATTTACTGCTATCAAGCCACTGAACCCTGGGCCTCACAGCTCTGCAGTAAACTAGTGCCGACATTTaacataaaagaaatatttgtgTGGACTCTGTGATCAGAATCACGAAGGCTGAGGCCACCAGAGCAGGAGGGTAACctacttttaatattttatcatAGCTAATAGGTGTGTTACCTTGAACCTGAGGCACTGAGGaatgctgcgactggttggaaAGTCTCTGCTCTATAGACCACAGGTGATTTGACaccttcatgtctgaacaagcagacaacataaacacaaagaaatttaaCAGAGTGTGTAGCACAACATAACATATACTCATCCAAAATGCTGGAAAATGATTGTGTTACTGAAAACGAAATTTTAAcattaagggaaaaaaatctcAAAGTGCTAAAAAGGTAAtgggcttttttatttttggtctaTGAAGAAAAGTTATGAATATAAATGTCaagtaaaattaaaaagcaCAACAATAACATACAAAAAAGGTCTCTATGAAGTAAATTTGTTCAATATAACACAACATAATaaagtgaaatgaaaacaaatgacaaTATAACTGATAATTGCAGCCCTAAACTGCAAACGCTGAAAACAATTTTAGCGATCATCACTTATTGGCTGTCATGTTGGACCAAAATTTTCTTCAAGTCTTCTACAAGACTGAGATTTAGCTTTAGCTAAGTTTTACTGTGACTGCATTTCTGTTAGCGTTATGTGCAGTCACAATGgtctgggtttttttcccctttttttctaGCAGCTATAAACTAAACATATGGCATATTATTGTGTAACTAGGTCTGGAAAATGTCTGATATTAGTCTGAATCTTGCAGGACTTATCATGTTGTAACTATTTGCACCAGCATGCTGAAGTGCGCTTCAGAGATCCACAAACCACATGATACATGACTGTTTGTGAAGCTGCCAAAGGTTGGGCCTTAATAGTGACTCAAAAGCAGTAGTCCCCACATATAACATTAACAAGAATACATGTGCATAGTTACTGTTAGCTCCCAGGAATATGATCACAGTCAACAGGATCACGGCTGTCACAGCAGGAAATAACCAGCGTCTGAACCTAGAGACAGCCAACCGGGGAGTGGGTGGAGtctctgacagacaaatataatTTCATAAATCAGAAGGATGGTGTCAAAACAGAGACATTACCAACTCAAACACAAACAGTTACCACTGATCTGGAGCGCACCACCATCCTCATCCTTCACATAATGGTATTGGTCCATTGTTGTCAATTGCTTGCTGTTTTTACTGGATAATAAAACCATGATAACACTGAGTGAGTAAGTAGCCAACAACTTCCACATTCAGCTGATTTTATCGGCAACATGCTCAGTCTTAATCATGACAATATGAAagtataattttttaaaagtaaaaaaaagaaaagaaaactggtTAAAAAACACAAGTTAAGGTTGAATCCACTTGATGGTGTGGAAGCTAAAAGTCAGGATGACTTCATTAAATATGTTATGAAGTGATCTGttgtacaaaaaacaaaaaatgtgcaTCAACTACATTATAATCTGTATTATATACATTTATTATTACGACTATGATACTAAATCCAAGAGGAGTTGGATATAGAACAAAACAGACTGAGGCTTTAGAATAAGACACCCAGAGTGGCTGTGAAAATGCTTTGGctgcagtttttaaacagaattgAAATGTGTTTTGCAGCCTTGCAAATTTTATCGGCATATCTCTTGTAATTATGAAGTTAAGATGAAACAAAATtgcttgaaaaaacaaactaaaaagcaTAAAATGTTAGCACAGGCATTATGAAATGtgtgttaaaaaatattaatattttttgacCTTTACTTTAATGATAGAAAATATTCATACTTTGATGGTAAAATTTAGacattgtaaaaaataaaagggGTTCCTCACCTCTTTTCTTTGTTGGTATAATGAGCAGAGAAGAAGAATCTGCCGTCTGTTTCCCCTGATGGCAAAATGTATAATGTTTCCTCTGTCCCACCCAAGAAATACAGAACTGAGTTTAAATATCCTGTCATCTTTTTTTAAGTGAATCTGGCTCCATGCCAC
It includes:
- the LOC100696619 gene encoding asialoglycoprotein receptor 1 — encoded protein: MDQYHYVKDEDGGALQISETPPTPRLAVSRFRRWLFPAVTAVILLTVIIFLGANNMKVSNHLWSIEQRLSNQSQHSSVPQVQDVNSSNRLSFVEQRVSNLIDVIQLLNDSLKHIQDTDTSNRLLSVEQRVSSLTDATQLLSNSMRHTEEMANDLHQLKLAVDNNKDQLTSVTKALKKLSVIDSLSKSVAAIEYIINLIINNRICCPLGWTAFESSCYFFSNESQSWNESRDWCETQQAHLIILHTDMQWDFVINQTIPQYFWVGLSDWRTGSWEWVDETPYTVEPRRWRPGQPDNWAHHGLGNEDCAHLHSDGRLNDQHCSVKERFICQKDNLRV